From one uncultured Paludibacter sp. genomic stretch:
- the asnS gene encoding asparaginyl tRNA synthetase (Evidence 2a : Function from experimental evidences in other organisms; PubMedId : 1425658, 2009959, 2693216, 9298646; Product type e : enzyme): MTRTKIVDLLKSKDFGAEINIKGWVRTRRGNKNVSFIALNDGSSIHNIQVVVDLANFDEEVLKSITTGACISVIGKLVESQGAGQTVEIQAKDIQVYGIADPETYPLQKKGHTLEFLREIAHLRPRTNTFGAVFRIRHNMAMAIHTFFHERGFFYFHTPIITGSDCEGAGQMFQVTTMNLYDLKKDENGSIDYSDDFFGKQTSLTVSGQLEGELAAMALGAIYTFGPTFRAENSNTPRHLSEFWMIEPEVAFNEIEENMQLAQDFIQYCVQWALDKCQDDLKFLCDMYDKELIDRLKFVTENNFVRLTYTEGIKILEEAVAKGYKFEFPVGWGTDLQSEHERYLVEQHFKKPVILTDYPKEIKAFYMKQNDDGKTVRAMDVLFPKIGEIIGGSQREEDYEKLRTRATEMDIPEKDIWWYLDTRRFGTAPHAGFGLGFERLLLFVTGMSNIRDVIPFPRTPKNAEF; encoded by the coding sequence ATGACACGAACGAAAATTGTTGATTTACTGAAAAGTAAAGATTTTGGAGCTGAAATAAACATCAAAGGATGGGTGCGTACGCGCAGAGGAAATAAAAATGTGAGTTTCATTGCATTAAACGATGGTTCTTCCATTCATAATATACAAGTAGTAGTAGATTTGGCAAATTTTGATGAAGAAGTTTTAAAATCAATAACCACAGGTGCTTGTATAAGTGTAATAGGGAAGTTGGTTGAATCGCAAGGAGCGGGACAAACTGTTGAAATTCAAGCAAAAGATATTCAAGTATACGGAATTGCCGATCCGGAAACTTATCCGTTGCAAAAAAAAGGACATACGCTGGAGTTTTTACGTGAAATTGCACATCTTCGTCCTCGCACCAATACATTTGGAGCCGTTTTTCGTATTCGTCACAATATGGCAATGGCAATTCATACGTTTTTTCACGAAAGAGGATTCTTCTATTTTCACACTCCAATTATCACAGGTTCAGATTGTGAAGGAGCCGGGCAAATGTTTCAGGTAACTACAATGAATTTGTACGACTTGAAAAAAGACGAAAACGGCTCTATTGATTATTCAGATGATTTCTTTGGAAAACAAACCAGTTTAACAGTTTCGGGTCAGTTGGAAGGAGAATTGGCAGCAATGGCTCTTGGAGCTATTTATACGTTTGGCCCTACTTTTCGTGCCGAAAACTCTAACACTCCGCGACATTTATCGGAATTTTGGATGATTGAGCCGGAAGTTGCTTTCAATGAAATAGAAGAAAATATGCAATTGGCGCAGGATTTTATTCAATATTGCGTGCAATGGGCATTAGATAAATGTCAGGATGATTTGAAATTCCTTTGCGATATGTACGATAAAGAATTGATAGACCGTCTTAAATTTGTAACGGAAAACAATTTTGTTAGATTGACTTACACTGAAGGGATTAAAATATTGGAAGAAGCTGTTGCAAAAGGATATAAATTTGAATTTCCTGTAGGTTGGGGAACGGATTTACAATCGGAACATGAACGGTATTTAGTTGAACAACATTTCAAAAAACCCGTTATACTTACCGATTATCCCAAAGAAATCAAAGCGTTTTATATGAAACAAAACGATGACGGAAAAACCGTTCGGGCTATGGATGTGCTTTTCCCGAAAATCGGAGAAATTATTGGGGGCTCGCAGCGTGAAGAAGATTATGAAAAACTTCGTACTCGTGCCACAGAAATGGATATTCCTGAAAAAGATATTTGGTGGTATTTGGATACCAGACGTTTTGGAACAGCGCCGCATGCGGGTTTTGGATTGGGATTTGAAAGATTATTGCTTTTTGTTACAGGTATGAGCAATATTCGAGATGTGATTCCATTTCCAAGAACACCCAAGAATGCTGAATTTTAA
- the korA gene encoding 2-oxoglutarate oxidoreductase subunit KorA → MENITIKELENVVVRFSGDSGDGMQLTGTLFSNISAILGNEISTFPDYPSEIRAPQGTLGGVSGFQVHLGSGKIYTPGDDADVLVVMNPAALKVNVNGVKKNGVIIFDEDAFQKSGYEKAGFLTENPFEELAISNTIQLIPVQLTTLTQKSLEGYDLDNKSIVRSKNMFALGLVCWLFNRPIDDAVHFLSNKFRKKPDILQANVKVLTDGYNYGHNLHLTVSTYQIEKSEETEKGVYTSISGNTATAYGLIAAAEKAGLQLFLGSYPITPASDIMHELSLRRDLGIKVVQAEDEIAGITTALGASFAGSLAATNTSGPGLALKSEAIGLAVMAELPLVIIDVQRSGPSTGMPTKTEQTDLLQALYGRNGESPVAVIAPGTPDDCFHYTYMASKIALEHMTPVIVLTDAFLGNGTSLWKLPKLAELPEINPNYVKDGMQGCKVTARDEKTKVRYWAIPGTAGFEHRNGGLEKDYYKGSISTDPVNHQLMVDTRAAKIKNISEFIPELSVYGSLDADLLVVGWGGTRGHLMSAVNQIIKDGKKVALAHFNYINPLPKNTSEVFKKYKKILVCELNSGQFATYLRSQVPGVDITQYNKVQGQPFTVSELVEKFETILNLD, encoded by the coding sequence ATGGAAAATATAACAATAAAAGAATTGGAAAATGTAGTAGTTCGTTTTTCCGGCGATTCCGGCGATGGAATGCAGCTTACAGGAACACTGTTTTCCAACATATCGGCTATTCTGGGAAATGAAATCTCCACTTTCCCCGATTATCCTTCAGAAATTCGCGCTCCACAAGGAACACTTGGAGGCGTTTCCGGCTTTCAGGTACATTTGGGCTCGGGCAAAATTTATACTCCCGGAGATGATGCAGATGTACTGGTAGTAATGAATCCCGCTGCGCTGAAAGTAAATGTTAATGGAGTAAAGAAAAACGGAGTGATTATTTTTGATGAAGATGCTTTTCAAAAATCGGGCTATGAAAAGGCGGGTTTTTTAACTGAAAATCCGTTTGAAGAGTTAGCAATTTCCAATACTATTCAGTTAATTCCCGTGCAATTGACCACGCTTACACAAAAAAGTTTGGAAGGATATGATTTGGACAACAAATCAATTGTTCGAAGTAAAAATATGTTTGCTTTAGGATTGGTTTGCTGGTTGTTTAATCGTCCTATTGATGATGCTGTCCATTTTTTGAGTAATAAATTCAGAAAAAAACCGGATATTCTTCAGGCTAATGTGAAAGTACTAACTGACGGATACAATTACGGGCATAATCTTCATTTAACTGTTTCCACTTATCAGATTGAAAAATCGGAAGAAACAGAAAAAGGAGTTTATACAAGCATTTCAGGTAATACAGCCACCGCTTATGGATTAATTGCGGCAGCAGAAAAAGCCGGATTACAATTGTTCTTAGGAAGTTATCCGATTACACCGGCTTCAGATATTATGCATGAACTTTCACTTCGTCGCGATTTAGGAATAAAAGTGGTACAAGCGGAAGATGAAATAGCAGGGATAACAACAGCACTGGGGGCTTCTTTTGCAGGAAGTTTGGCGGCTACAAATACATCCGGACCAGGTTTGGCTTTAAAGTCCGAAGCTATCGGATTAGCAGTGATGGCAGAATTGCCTCTAGTGATAATTGATGTACAACGAAGCGGACCTTCAACAGGTATGCCTACTAAAACAGAGCAAACGGACTTACTCCAAGCGCTTTATGGTCGTAACGGGGAAAGTCCTGTGGCGGTAATTGCTCCCGGAACTCCTGATGATTGTTTCCATTATACGTATATGGCAAGTAAAATTGCTTTGGAACATATGACGCCTGTGATTGTATTAACCGATGCATTTTTGGGAAATGGAACTTCGCTTTGGAAACTTCCAAAATTAGCGGAATTGCCGGAAATCAATCCCAATTATGTAAAAGATGGAATGCAAGGTTGTAAGGTAACGGCGCGTGACGAAAAAACAAAAGTACGTTATTGGGCGATTCCCGGAACTGCAGGATTTGAACATCGAAACGGAGGACTTGAAAAAGATTATTATAAAGGCAGTATTTCTACCGATCCCGTTAATCATCAGTTAATGGTAGATACGCGAGCTGCAAAAATTAAAAATATAAGTGAATTTATTCCTGAACTTTCCGTTTACGGTTCGCTTGATGCGGATTTATTGGTAGTAGGTTGGGGTGGAACTCGCGGACATTTAATGAGCGCTGTAAACCAAATAATTAAAGATGGTAAAAAAGTTGCTTTAGCCCATTTCAATTATATTAATCCGCTCCCTAAAAACACTTCCGAAGTTTTCAAAAAGTATAAAAAAATACTTGTTTGCGAATTAAATAGCGGACAGTTTGCTACCTATTTACGTTCACAAGTACCGGGTGTGGATATAACTCAATACAATAAAGTTCAGGGGCAACCCTTTACCGTTTCAGAATTAGTTGAAAAATTTGAAACAATATTAAATCTGGATTGA
- the korB gene encoding 2-oxoglutarate oxidoreductase subunit KorB produces the protein MENTTEYKFAQYTPKDFKSDQYVRWCPGCGDYAILNGLQKAMADLGVAPQDIAVISGIGCSSRLPYYINSYGFHTIHGRGAAVATGVKTANPKLTVWQITGDGDCLAIGGNHFIHSVRRNIDINVLLFNNQIYGLTKGQFSPTTKKGYVTKSSPYGTIERPFRPAELTFGARGTFFARLLDVDLKNAQEAMFTAAKHKGTSVVECLVNCVIFNNGAHGWLSEKETRADRLIFLEHGKPMIYGKDRNKGLILDGFNLKAVTIGENGITEKDILVHDAKCEDSTLQLKLAMMEAPDLPIAVGVIRDFEDETYDEAMEKQIAEIKSKSKIHSFDELIDSLEQWKV, from the coding sequence ATGGAAAATACAACAGAATACAAATTTGCTCAATATACGCCGAAAGATTTTAAAAGTGATCAATATGTCCGTTGGTGTCCCGGATGTGGTGATTATGCTATATTAAACGGACTTCAAAAAGCAATGGCCGATTTAGGTGTTGCGCCTCAAGATATAGCAGTTATTTCAGGGATAGGATGCTCCTCTCGATTGCCTTATTATATTAATAGTTATGGTTTCCATACTATTCACGGGCGAGGTGCTGCGGTAGCCACAGGCGTTAAAACCGCCAATCCAAAACTTACGGTTTGGCAAATTACTGGCGATGGCGATTGTCTGGCTATTGGTGGTAACCATTTTATTCATAGTGTACGCCGAAATATTGATATTAATGTGTTGCTTTTTAATAATCAAATCTACGGATTAACAAAAGGTCAGTTTTCACCAACCACCAAAAAAGGATATGTAACCAAATCATCTCCTTATGGCACGATTGAAAGACCTTTCCGTCCTGCAGAACTCACTTTTGGAGCACGTGGAACATTTTTTGCTCGTTTGCTGGATGTGGATTTAAAAAATGCACAAGAAGCTATGTTTACTGCGGCAAAACACAAAGGAACCTCTGTAGTAGAATGTTTGGTGAATTGTGTAATTTTTAATAACGGTGCTCACGGTTGGCTTTCCGAAAAAGAAACAAGAGCAGATAGACTTATCTTTTTGGAACACGGAAAACCAATGATTTACGGAAAAGATAGGAATAAAGGACTTATTTTGGATGGTTTTAATTTGAAAGCCGTAACTATTGGGGAAAATGGCATTACAGAAAAGGATATTCTTGTTCATGATGCTAAATGTGAAGATAGTACATTACAATTGAAACTTGCAATGATGGAAGCCCCTGATTTGCCTATCGCAGTAGGAGTAATACGTGATTTTGAAGATGAAACTTACGACGAAGCAATGGAAAAACAAATTGCTGAAATAAAATCAAAATCAAAAATCCATAGCTTTGATGAATTGATTGATTCGCTGGAACAATGGAAAGTTTAA
- a CDS encoding hypothetical protein (Evidence 5 : Unknown function), which yields MKAYVINYKSIYINLYFSYKLTAVSNPFLTFFYSSILLLKSIFALTPLSCLLVNSFTRQLFPWRIRGSNP from the coding sequence ATGAAGGCGTATGTGATTAATTATAAATCAATATATATTAATCTTTATTTTAGTTACAAGCTTACAGCTGTCAGTAACCCTTTTCTTACTTTTTTTTATTCTTCGATTTTACTCTTAAAATCTATTTTTGCATTGACTCCTCTCTCCTGTTTACTTGTCAACTCTTTTACTCGTCAACTTTTCCCGTGGAGAATAAGGGGCTCGAACCCTTGA